One stretch of Zootoca vivipara chromosome 8, rZooViv1.1, whole genome shotgun sequence DNA includes these proteins:
- the LOC118090393 gene encoding fatty acid-binding protein 5, translating to MANPEAFLGRWRLVSSDGFDEYMKELGVGMAMRKMGSMAKPDVIITKDGDTFHVKTESTFKTSEFSFKLGEKFNEETLDGRKTQTLITLDDNNVLTQHQKWDDKETTITRKIVDGKLIVECVMNSAKCTRVYQKA from the exons ATGGCGAACCCAGAGGCTTTCTTGGGCAGGTGGCGCTTGGTCTCCAGCGACGGCTTTGATGAGTATATGAAGGAGTTGG gTGTGGGCATGGCCATGAGGAAGATGGGGAGCATGGCGAAGCCAGACGTTATCATCACTAAAGATGGAGACACGTTCCACGTGAAAACAGAAAGCACGTTCAAAACATCAGAATTCAGTTTCAAATTGGGCGAGAAGTTCAACGAGGAGACACTAGATGGCCGAAAAACTCAG ACCCTTATCACCTTAGATGATAATAATGTATTAACCCAGCACCAGAAGTGGGATGACAAAGAGACTACGATAACCAGAAAGATAGTAGATGGGAAACTCATTGTG GAATGTGTTATGAATAGTGCCAAATGTACTCGCGTCTACCAAAAAGCATGA